In one window of Echeneis naucrates chromosome 17, fEcheNa1.1, whole genome shotgun sequence DNA:
- the jund gene encoding transcription factor JunD, which yields METTLYPGTEVSTHRAPGIYSTTTMMKKEINLNLDDQNSELKSNPLRDTDGLLNSPDLGLLKLTSPDLERLIIQSNGLVTSTTTNNNPASQFLYPKSGSDEQEFAEGFVKALEDLHKQNQLSEAGCVSVDRLELLASSNAAGSAGLQTPDLPVYTTLNGYAASPLGGTTINYSTDTIPFPPPPAHLASAQQQAAAAAALSRLQSAGVVKDEPQTVPDMQSFGDSPPLSPIDMDNQERIKAERKKLRNRIAASKCRKRKLERISRLEDKVKTLKTQNTELASTASVLREQVAQLKQKVMNHVSSGCQLLPNQVQAY from the coding sequence ATGGAAACAACCCTCTACCCAGGAACCGAGGTCAGCACTCACAGGGCTCCCGGCATCTACTCTACGACCACGATgatgaaaaaggaaattaatCTGAACCTCGACGACCAGAACTCCGAGCTCAAATCCAACCCGCTCCGGGACACAGACGGACTCCTCAACTCACCGGACCTGGGACTCTTGAAACTGACCTCTCCGGACCTGGAGCGCCTCATAATCCAGTCCAACGGTCTGgtcaccagcaccaccaccaacaacaacccgGCCTCCCAGTTCCTCTACCCGAAGTCCGGCAGCGACGAGCAGGAGTTCGCGGAAGGTTTCGTCAAGGCGCTGGAGGATCTCCACAAGCAGAACCAGCTGAGCGAGGCGGGCTGCGTCTCCGTGGACAGACTGGAGCTGCTCGCTTCCTCCAACGCAGCCGGGTCTGCCGGGCTCCAGACGCCGGACCTCCCCGTGTACACCACTCTGAACGGCTATGCGGCCAGCCCTCTCGGCGGCACCACCATCAACTACTCCACGGACACCATTCCTTTCCCGCCGCCTCCGGCTCATCTGGCTAGCGCGCAGCAACAAGCGGCCGCCGCGGCCGCTCTGTCCCGGCTCCAGTCGGCCGGCGTGGTGAAGGACGAGCCGCAGACGGTACCGGACATGCAGAGCTTCGGGGACAGCCCCCCTCTGTCCCCCATCGACATGGACAACCAGGAGCGCATCAAGGCGGAGAGGAAAAAGCTGCGGAACAGGATAGCCGCCTCCAAATGCCGCAAAAGGAAACTGGAGCGGATCTCCCGGCTGGAGGACAAAGTGAAGACCCTGAAAACCCAGAACACCGAGCTGGCCTCCACAGCCAGCGTCCTCAGGGAGCAGGTGGCCCAGCTGAAGCAGAAGGTGATGAACCATGTCAGCAGCGGCTGCCAGCTTCTACCCAACCAGGTCCAAGCTTACTAA
- the pgpep1 gene encoding pyroglutamyl-peptidase 1, with protein MAQKKKVVVTGFGPFETHAVNSSWVAVQELERLGLGDAVELYVCEVPVEYQTVQTLVPSLWKEHNPQLVVHVGVSGLATKVALEQCGHNKGYERLDNCSFCPASHCCMENGPDCINSVLDMDAVCKKVNDSNIGVNVCVSKDAGRYLCDYTYYTSLYLGQGHSAFIHVPPLGKPYSSQDLGRALQAIIQEMLSLMELDHTTEEHKYNEHCNPKHHHQCVY; from the exons ATGGCCCAGAAGAAGAAAGTGGTCGTAACAG GCTTTGGGCCTTTTGAAACACATGCAGTGAATTCCAGCTGGGTGGCAGTGCAG GAACTGGAGCGACTAGGACTGGGAGATGCAGTagagctgtatgtgtgtgaggttcCTGTTGAATACCAGACTGTTCAGACCCTTGTACCATCTCTTTGGAAAGAGCACAATCCACAG TTAGTAGTGCATGTTGGTGTTTCTGGACTAGCAACCAAAGTCGCTCTGGAGCAGTGTGGCCACAACAAGGGTTACGAACGCCTGGATAACTGTAGCTTCTGCCCAGCCTCTCACTGTTGCATGGAGAACGGCCCCGACTGCATAAACTCAGTCCTGGACATGGATGCAGTCTGCAAGAAGGTCAATGACTCTAACATcggagtgaatgtgtgtgtatctaaaGATGCTGGGAG GTACTTGTGTGACTATACCTACTACACGTCTCTGTACCTGGGACAGGGACACTCTGCCTTTATTCATGTGCCTCCACTCGGAAAGCCTTACAGCAGCCAGGACCTGGGAAGAGCCCTTCAGGCCATCATACAGGAGATGCTGAGCCTGATGGAGCTTGATCACACAACAGAGGAGCATAAATACAATGAGCACTGCAATCCCAAGCATCACCACCAGTGTGTCTACTAA